One part of the Chryseobacterium mulctrae genome encodes these proteins:
- the murA gene encoding UDP-N-acetylglucosamine 1-carboxyvinyltransferase, giving the protein MSGTFQIRGGKRLQGEITPQGAKNEALQILCAVLLTDEEVRIKNIPDIHDVNRLIEILGDFGVKVTKNAHGDYTFKADNVNFDYIKSNEFKKDGAKLRGSIMLMGPMLARYGEAYMPTPGGDKIGRRRLDTHFQGLVELGAEFNYDEEEYFYSLKAKELNGKFILLEEASVTGTANIVMAAALAKGKTRIYNAACEPYLQQLCKMLNRMGANISGIGSNLLTIEGVTHLNGTEHTMLPDMVEIGSWIGLAAMTKSEITIKNVNWNQLGVIPNTFRKLGIQLEQSGDDIYIPSQEHYKIQKFIDGSILTVSDAPWPGFTPDLLSIILVVATQAKGSLLVHQKMFESRLFFVDKLIDMGAQIILCDPHRATVIGLNQESPLRGTTMISPDIRAGNALLIAALSAEGKSIIHNIEQIDRGYENIDGRLKAIGADIERI; this is encoded by the coding sequence ATGAGTGGAACATTTCAAATAAGAGGAGGAAAAAGACTGCAAGGTGAAATCACTCCACAAGGAGCGAAAAATGAAGCTCTTCAAATTTTGTGTGCAGTTTTGCTAACTGATGAAGAGGTAAGAATTAAAAATATTCCAGACATCCATGATGTCAACAGACTCATTGAGATTTTGGGGGACTTTGGTGTAAAAGTAACCAAAAATGCTCATGGAGATTATACTTTCAAGGCAGATAATGTCAATTTTGATTATATAAAGTCTAACGAATTTAAAAAAGACGGTGCTAAGCTGAGAGGCTCAATTATGTTGATGGGACCGATGTTGGCTCGTTATGGTGAAGCTTATATGCCGACTCCGGGAGGCGACAAAATAGGAAGAAGAAGATTAGATACTCACTTTCAAGGTTTAGTAGAACTTGGAGCAGAATTTAATTATGATGAGGAAGAATATTTCTATTCATTAAAAGCGAAAGAGCTTAACGGAAAATTCATCCTTTTGGAAGAAGCTTCTGTTACAGGAACTGCGAACATCGTAATGGCTGCAGCTTTAGCGAAAGGAAAAACAAGAATTTACAACGCAGCCTGCGAACCTTATCTACAGCAGCTTTGTAAAATGCTGAACAGAATGGGTGCTAATATTTCAGGAATCGGTTCAAATTTATTGACGATTGAAGGAGTAACTCATTTGAACGGAACAGAGCACACGATGCTTCCGGATATGGTAGAAATCGGTTCTTGGATTGGTCTTGCAGCGATGACAAAATCTGAAATCACCATCAAAAATGTCAACTGGAACCAATTAGGAGTTATTCCAAATACATTCAGAAAACTGGGAATTCAGTTGGAACAAAGTGGTGATGATATTTACATTCCGTCTCAGGAACATTATAAAATCCAGAAATTTATCGACGGATCTATTCTTACGGTTTCAGATGCGCCTTGGCCAGGATTTACTCCAGATTTGCTTTCTATTATTTTAGTTGTGGCAACTCAGGCAAAAGGAAGTCTTTTGGTACATCAGAAAATGTTTGAATCGAGATTATTTTTCGTTGATAAATTAATCGATATGGGTGCACAAATTATTTTATGCGATCCGCACAGAGCTACTGTGATCGGTTTAAATCAGGAATCTCCGCTTCGTGGAACCACAATGATTTCTCCGGATATCAGAGCAGGAAACGCACTTTTGATTGCTGCGCTTTCAGCAGAAGGAAAATCAATCATTCATAATATCGAGCAAATTGACCGTGGTTATGAAAATATCGATGGAAGATTGAAGGCTATTGGAGCTGATATTGAGAGAATTTAG
- a CDS encoding DUF4290 domain-containing protein, translating into MEYNTQKTHLNMPEYGRIIQQLVERCKEVSDKDERNEMAMAIIDFMGQRNPQLRDEENYKHKLWDHLYILANHDLDVDSPYPFPTKEELAEKPKRMEYPKLQGDFKFYGKSILQLIEKAIELEAGDEKEALIEVIANNMKKSYNVYNKEHVTDDVIFRHLKELSQNRLDLTGIESLEKSKIYYATNNNRNNNNKNTNNKNQPAKRRFNNNNNNHKNRR; encoded by the coding sequence ATGGAATACAATACCCAAAAAACTCATCTCAATATGCCAGAATATGGCAGAATTATACAACAGTTGGTTGAGCGTTGCAAAGAAGTTTCAGACAAAGACGAAAGAAACGAAATGGCAATGGCAATCATTGATTTTATGGGTCAGAGAAACCCACAGCTCCGCGACGAAGAAAATTACAAACATAAACTTTGGGATCACCTCTATATTCTTGCCAATCATGATTTAGATGTAGATTCCCCATATCCTTTCCCTACAAAAGAAGAACTTGCAGAAAAGCCAAAAAGAATGGAATACCCTAAACTTCAGGGAGATTTCAAATTTTATGGAAAAAGTATTCTTCAGCTGATCGAAAAAGCAATCGAGCTTGAAGCAGGCGACGAAAAAGAAGCCTTAATCGAAGTGATTGCCAACAACATGAAAAAGTCGTACAATGTTTATAATAAAGAACATGTAACAGATGATGTGATTTTCCGTCATTTGAAAGAACTTTCGCAAAACAGATTAGACCTTACCGGTATTGAAAGCTTAGAGAAAAGCAAAATCTACTACGCTACCAATAACAACAGGAATAACAACAATAAAAACACAAACAACAAAAACCAACCCGCAAAAAGAAGATTTAACAATAACAACAATAATCATAAGAACAGAAGGTAA
- a CDS encoding thiol-disulfide oxidoreductase DCC family protein yields the protein MPEIWEQKHIVFFDGECGVCNFWVQWILERDQKDQFMFASLQSDFGQKFLSERGLETKQFNTLYLWKPHQYYLIKSKAVLKIANLLGGIYNLSVIGKLIPTFISDKIYNKISENRMKLSAQKCFLPDQHQKKKFIEV from the coding sequence ATGCCGGAAATTTGGGAACAAAAACATATTGTATTTTTTGACGGTGAATGCGGTGTATGCAATTTTTGGGTGCAGTGGATTCTTGAAAGAGATCAAAAAGATCAATTTATGTTTGCTTCCCTGCAATCAGATTTCGGACAGAAATTTTTATCGGAAAGAGGTCTGGAAACAAAACAGTTCAACACACTCTACCTTTGGAAACCTCATCAATATTATCTCATTAAATCTAAAGCTGTTTTAAAAATTGCCAATCTTTTAGGCGGAATTTATAATTTATCAGTGATCGGAAAATTGATTCCCACATTTATAAGTGATAAAATTTACAACAAAATTTCCGAAAACAGAATGAAGCTTTCGGCTCAAAAGTGCTTCCTACCCGATCAACATCAGAAAAAGAAATTTATTGAAGTCTGA
- a CDS encoding heme-binding domain-containing protein: MKKVMIILLVAFIIIQFFPIDKTNKPLNPGMDFLKIKTHTSPEIAKLITNSCYDCHSDETKYPWYTNLAPASWWIKNHIDEGRKHLNFSTFATYEPKRQIHKMEECVEMLEKHEMPLESYYLGHQDAKLTEAQRKELITYFKREIRETKFKTE; the protein is encoded by the coding sequence ATGAAAAAAGTAATGATCATTCTTCTTGTCGCTTTTATAATCATCCAGTTTTTTCCGATTGATAAAACCAACAAGCCGTTGAATCCGGGAATGGATTTTTTAAAAATCAAAACCCATACTTCTCCGGAAATAGCAAAACTGATTACCAACTCGTGTTACGACTGTCATTCTGACGAAACTAAATATCCATGGTACACCAATCTTGCTCCTGCTTCCTGGTGGATAAAAAATCACATCGATGAAGGAAGAAAACATCTTAATTTTTCTACATTTGCTACTTACGAGCCGAAAAGACAGATCCATAAAATGGAGGAATGTGTAGAAATGCTCGAAAAACATGAAATGCCTTTGGAATCTTATTATTTGGGACATCAAGACGCGAAACTAACCGAAGCTCAAAGAAAAGAACTGATTACTTATTTTAAAAGAGAGATTCGGGAAACAAAATTTAAAACAGAATAA
- the katG gene encoding catalase/peroxidase HPI, which produces MENDLNDISKCPFHNGTMKKENVAGGGTNNKDWWPDQLRVDILRQHSSLSNPMEKDFDYAEAFQSLDLESVKKDLHALMNDSQDWWPADFGHYGPLFIRMAWHSAGTYRVGDGRGGAGAGQQRFAPLNSWPDNVSLDKARRLLWPIKQKYGKKISWADLLILTGNVALESMGFKTFGFAGGREDVWEPDQDVYWGTEKTWLGGDLRYAHGSPGVEGHGVLPAEDDSEVNHSRNLEKPLAAVQMGLIYVNPEGPDGNPDPILAAKDIRDTFGRMAMNDEETVALIAGGHTFGKTHGAGPADHVGKEPEAAGIEAQGFGWNSSYKSGKGPDAISSGLEVTWTEKPTEWSNLFFKNLFENEWELTKSPAGAHQWVAKNGANIIPDAFDPNKKHRPTMLTTDLSLRFDPVYEKISRNFFENPDAFADAFSRAWFKLTHRDMGPKVRYLGSEVPAEELIWQDPIPEVNHELVDNSDIESLRSKILNSGLSISELVSTAWASASTFRGSDKRGGANGARIRLAPQKDWAVNNPVQLQKVLSVLENIQNDFNNSQSGNKRVSLADLIVLAGSTAVEKAARDAGQNISVPFSPGRMDASQEQTDVESMGYLEPAADGFRNYLKKKFSVSTESLLIDKAQLLTLTAPELTVLIGGMRALDTNFDGSKNGIFTQRPGILTNDFFVNLLDMRTQWKAISEDNELYMGTDRSSGQPKWTASRADLVFGSNSELRALAEVYASSDAQEKFVKDFVAAWTKVMNLDRFDLK; this is translated from the coding sequence ATGGAAAATGATTTAAACGACATTAGTAAATGCCCGTTTCATAACGGAACTATGAAAAAAGAAAACGTTGCAGGAGGCGGAACCAACAATAAAGATTGGTGGCCAGATCAATTAAGGGTTGATATTCTAAGACAGCATTCATCTTTATCAAATCCTATGGAAAAAGATTTTGATTATGCTGAAGCTTTTCAAAGTCTCGATCTAGAAAGTGTAAAAAAAGATCTTCATGCATTAATGAACGATTCGCAAGATTGGTGGCCTGCAGATTTTGGACATTACGGACCTTTGTTCATTCGTATGGCTTGGCACAGCGCAGGAACGTATCGTGTAGGTGACGGAAGAGGTGGAGCAGGAGCGGGACAACAGCGTTTTGCGCCGCTAAACAGCTGGCCGGATAATGTAAGTTTAGATAAAGCAAGAAGGTTACTTTGGCCAATCAAACAAAAATATGGCAAAAAAATATCATGGGCAGACCTTTTAATTCTTACGGGAAATGTTGCTCTTGAATCAATGGGTTTCAAAACTTTTGGCTTTGCAGGAGGTCGTGAAGATGTTTGGGAACCGGATCAGGATGTATATTGGGGAACGGAAAAAACTTGGTTAGGAGGAGATCTTCGTTATGCACACGGTTCTCCGGGTGTTGAAGGTCACGGTGTTCTTCCAGCAGAAGATGATTCTGAAGTTAATCATTCAAGAAATCTTGAAAAGCCTTTGGCGGCAGTGCAAATGGGACTTATCTATGTAAATCCTGAAGGGCCGGACGGAAATCCTGACCCGATTTTAGCCGCAAAAGATATTCGTGATACTTTCGGAAGAATGGCAATGAATGATGAAGAAACAGTTGCGTTAATCGCAGGTGGACATACATTTGGTAAAACTCACGGTGCAGGTCCTGCAGATCATGTAGGCAAAGAGCCTGAAGCAGCCGGAATTGAAGCGCAAGGATTTGGATGGAACAGTTCTTATAAATCTGGAAAAGGTCCTGATGCAATTTCAAGTGGATTAGAAGTAACTTGGACTGAAAAACCAACGGAATGGAGTAATCTTTTCTTTAAAAATTTATTTGAAAACGAATGGGAACTCACTAAAAGTCCTGCAGGAGCTCATCAATGGGTGGCGAAAAACGGAGCTAACATTATTCCTGATGCCTTTGATCCGAATAAAAAACACAGACCAACTATGCTTACAACGGATCTTTCGTTAAGATTTGATCCTGTTTATGAAAAAATATCAAGAAACTTTTTTGAAAATCCTGATGCTTTTGCAGATGCCTTTTCTCGTGCCTGGTTTAAACTAACACATAGAGATATGGGACCGAAAGTTCGTTATTTAGGTTCTGAAGTTCCTGCTGAGGAATTAATCTGGCAAGATCCGATTCCTGAAGTGAATCATGAATTGGTAGATAATTCTGATATTGAATCTTTAAGATCAAAAATTTTAAATTCTGGATTAAGTATTTCTGAATTGGTTTCTACAGCTTGGGCTTCAGCTTCAACTTTCAGAGGGAGTGACAAACGAGGAGGAGCAAACGGAGCAAGAATTCGTTTGGCTCCGCAAAAAGATTGGGCAGTAAACAATCCTGTTCAGTTGCAGAAAGTTTTATCTGTTTTGGAAAATATTCAGAATGATTTTAATAATTCTCAATCTGGAAATAAAAGAGTCTCATTAGCAGATTTAATTGTTTTGGCAGGAAGTACAGCGGTTGAAAAAGCAGCAAGAGATGCCGGACAAAATATTTCTGTTCCTTTTTCTCCGGGTCGAATGGATGCTTCCCAAGAGCAGACAGATGTAGAGTCAATGGGGTATTTAGAGCCTGCAGCAGATGGTTTTAGAAATTATTTAAAGAAAAAATTCTCTGTTTCTACAGAATCTTTATTAATTGATAAAGCACAATTGTTGACGCTTACTGCGCCGGAATTAACGGTCTTGATTGGTGGAATGCGTGCTTTAGATACCAATTTCGATGGTTCTAAAAACGGAATATTTACTCAGCGTCCCGGAATTCTAACAAATGATTTCTTTGTAAATCTTTTGGATATGAGAACGCAATGGAAAGCTATTTCAGAAGATAACGAATTGTATATGGGAACTGACCGATCAAGCGGACAGCCAAAATGGACAGCAAGTCGTGCAGATTTAGTCTTCGGTTCAAATTCTGAATTGAGAGCATTAGCTGAAGTGTATGCAAGTTCGGATGCTCAGGAGAAATTTGTAAAAGATTTTGTGGCAGCTTGGACGAAAGTAATGAACTTAGACCGATTTGATTTAAAATAG
- the der gene encoding ribosome biogenesis GTPase Der, with protein sequence MSNIVAIVGRPNVGKSTLFNRLLERREAIVDSTAGVTRDRHYGKSDWNGVDFTVIDTGGYDVNNDDVFQGEISKQVQLAIDEATSIIFMLNVEEGLTDTDHEIHEMLRRSNKPTYIVINKVDSAKEEVDATEFYQLGIEKYYTISSATGSGTGEILDDIVRDFPTTDYKDPFEGLPKITIAGRPNVGKSTMTNALLDAERNIVTDVAGTTRDSIQTLYNKFGHEFVLVDTAGMRRKSKVNEDLEFYSVMRSIRSIEYSDVVIIMVDATLGWESQDMNIFGLAQKNRKGIVIVVNKWDLIEDKQTNTIRDFEKSIRDKIGQFSDIPILFVSALTKQRILKAVEMAMIVYEDRKKKIKTSKLNEIMLPIFEATPPPANKGKYIKIKYCVQLPTPSPQFVFFCNLPQYVKEPYKRFTENQLRKEFGFTGVPIEVYFRQK encoded by the coding sequence ATGTCAAATATTGTTGCTATTGTTGGGCGTCCCAACGTAGGAAAATCCACGTTATTTAATCGTTTATTAGAAAGAAGAGAGGCTATTGTAGACTCTACTGCTGGTGTAACCAGAGACCGTCATTACGGAAAATCTGACTGGAATGGTGTAGATTTTACTGTAATTGATACTGGAGGTTATGACGTTAATAACGATGATGTTTTCCAGGGAGAAATTTCTAAGCAGGTGCAATTGGCGATTGACGAAGCTACATCAATTATTTTTATGTTGAATGTAGAAGAAGGTCTTACCGATACGGATCACGAGATCCACGAAATGCTGAGAAGATCAAATAAACCTACTTATATCGTAATCAATAAAGTAGATTCAGCGAAAGAAGAGGTTGATGCTACGGAATTTTACCAGTTAGGAATCGAAAAATATTATACTATTTCTTCTGCAACAGGTTCTGGAACAGGTGAAATTTTGGATGATATTGTAAGAGATTTCCCAACTACAGATTATAAAGATCCTTTTGAAGGATTGCCAAAAATCACCATTGCAGGTCGTCCAAACGTAGGGAAATCTACAATGACGAATGCATTGCTTGATGCTGAAAGAAATATTGTAACAGATGTTGCAGGAACTACAAGAGACAGTATTCAGACGTTGTATAATAAATTCGGACACGAGTTTGTGTTGGTAGACACAGCCGGAATGCGCCGTAAATCTAAAGTAAATGAAGATTTAGAATTTTACTCTGTAATGAGATCTATTCGTTCTATTGAATATTCTGATGTGGTGATCATCATGGTTGATGCTACTTTAGGATGGGAATCTCAGGATATGAATATCTTTGGTCTTGCTCAGAAAAACAGAAAAGGGATCGTAATCGTTGTCAACAAATGGGATTTGATTGAAGACAAGCAAACAAATACAATCAGAGATTTCGAAAAATCAATCAGAGATAAAATCGGTCAGTTCAGTGATATTCCAATTTTGTTTGTTTCGGCTTTAACGAAGCAGAGAATTTTGAAAGCTGTGGAAATGGCAATGATTGTTTATGAAGACCGTAAGAAGAAAATTAAGACGTCTAAATTGAACGAAATAATGCTTCCGATTTTTGAAGCAACTCCACCACCTGCAAACAAAGGGAAATACATTAAAATCAAATATTGCGTACAGCTTCCAACGCCGTCACCGCAGTTTGTATTCTTCTGTAACTTACCACAATATGTAAAAGAACCATACAAGAGATTTACTGAAAACCAATTGAGAAAAGAATTCGGGTTTACCGGAGTTCCTATCGAAGTGTATTTCAGACAAAAATAA
- the upp gene encoding uracil phosphoribosyltransferase, with protein MNTVVLSEQFSLVNTWINELRNVEIQHDRMRFRRNMERIGEIAAFEISKSLEQKEVEIQTPLDTIKIKEIAVQPVITTILRAGVPLFEGILNYLDRADCGFVAAYRKHDANDYFSIKQDYLTCPNIDGRPLIVADPMLATGASLIEAIKDLLTNGTPTQLHIVAAIASKQGVETIEKAYPNAKIWVGAIDENLTSKGYITPGLGDAGDLSYGEKLQR; from the coding sequence ATGAATACAGTCGTATTATCAGAACAGTTTTCTTTGGTTAATACTTGGATTAATGAACTTAGAAACGTAGAAATTCAGCACGACCGAATGAGATTCCGTAGAAATATGGAAAGAATCGGGGAGATTGCAGCATTTGAAATCAGTAAAAGTTTAGAACAGAAAGAAGTTGAAATTCAGACTCCTTTAGATACGATTAAAATAAAGGAAATTGCTGTTCAACCTGTAATTACCACAATTTTAAGAGCGGGAGTTCCTTTGTTTGAAGGGATTTTAAATTATTTGGATAGAGCAGATTGCGGTTTTGTAGCAGCGTACAGAAAACACGATGCCAACGATTATTTTTCAATCAAACAGGATTATCTTACCTGTCCGAATATTGACGGAAGACCTTTAATTGTTGCAGATCCTATGTTGGCAACCGGAGCTTCTTTAATTGAAGCGATTAAAGATTTGCTAACCAACGGAACACCAACTCAGCTTCATATTGTAGCAGCAATTGCTTCAAAGCAAGGTGTTGAAACCATTGAAAAAGCTTACCCGAATGCGAAAATTTGGGTTGGAGCAATTGATGAAAATTTAACTTCAAAAGGATATATTACACCAGGTTTAGGTGATGCCGGAGATTTAAGCTACGGAGAAAAATTGCAGAGATAA
- a CDS encoding ComF family protein, with the protein MILDIFFPNRCIHCNRIIDGDLLVCNVCFEQIHFTHFNFFEDNYILEKCKLLFPIENAFALMQFEKENLSRKIIHELKYKSREKAGKILAEWTTERLDFKNEKPDAFVSVPLHPKKLKERGYNQLHLFTETLSKFYEIPFSHDLIKRNHYSKAQALKDRQHRLETQNTFSITENISGKHILLIDDVFTTGNTIASIAWEILKSGDNKVSILVMAMDE; encoded by the coding sequence ATGATTTTAGATATTTTCTTTCCGAATCGTTGCATTCACTGCAACCGGATTATTGACGGCGACTTGCTTGTCTGCAATGTTTGTTTTGAGCAAATTCACTTTACGCATTTCAACTTTTTTGAGGATAATTATATTTTGGAGAAATGTAAACTTCTTTTTCCCATTGAAAATGCTTTTGCATTAATGCAGTTTGAAAAGGAAAATTTAAGCCGAAAAATCATCCACGAATTAAAATATAAAAGTCGAGAAAAAGCCGGAAAGATTTTAGCAGAATGGACGACAGAGCGTTTAGATTTCAAAAATGAAAAACCTGATGCATTTGTTTCTGTTCCATTGCATCCGAAAAAATTAAAAGAGAGAGGTTATAATCAACTGCATTTGTTTACAGAAACATTATCTAAGTTTTATGAGATTCCTTTTAGTCATGATTTAATTAAAAGAAACCATTATTCAAAAGCACAGGCTTTGAAAGACAGACAACATCGTCTTGAAACTCAAAATACCTTTTCCATCACAGAAAACATTTCAGGAAAACATATTTTATTGATTGATGATGTTTTTACCACCGGAAATACGATTGCTTCAATTGCCTGGGAAATTTTGAAATCCGGAGACAACAAAGTGAGTATTTTGGTAATGGCAATGGATGAATAA
- a CDS encoding helix-turn-helix domain-containing protein → MNSDSDFIKTVFGLKLKQQRQKKNWSLQDLALKTGLSKSYLNEIENGKKYPKHDKIIQLSESLNCTFDDLVSTKLDKSLAPFNEILQSDFFKEIPLDLFGINKNNLISIISDAPKKVTAFINALIEISQNYNLGKERFYFAVLRSFQELNDNYFPEIEDKVLQFAQENQLKINTNLQTDILEKILTERFNYTIQSEDFEQYGTLDNLRSLFMPEKKLLLLNKKLEQDQKTFIFAKEIGFNVLELKNRPNTYSWLDFGSFEEILNNFYASYFAGALLISKEKTIEETSEFFLQNDWKPTNFEDLIKKFTHSPETFYYRLTNILSSELGIKDLFYLCLVKKKNSDKIQILKELHLNHQQAPHANATNEHYCRRWIAIKNLHELTENETLTDAQISHYKDQGVSYLVISTSQKNPFSDGSNRSYCLGILLNSQTIKKINFIKSETLKTINVGVTCESCSIADCEVRQSPPIRLEKEYFNSGMKNAIEKIRKDF, encoded by the coding sequence ATGAATTCTGACAGCGACTTTATCAAAACGGTTTTCGGACTTAAACTAAAACAGCAGAGGCAAAAGAAAAATTGGTCTTTGCAGGATCTTGCCTTAAAGACAGGATTATCAAAATCTTACCTTAATGAAATTGAAAACGGTAAAAAATATCCGAAACATGATAAAATTATTCAGCTTTCAGAATCTTTAAACTGTACTTTTGATGATTTGGTTTCAACAAAGCTTGATAAAAGTTTAGCCCCTTTCAACGAAATTTTACAATCTGATTTTTTTAAAGAAATTCCTTTGGATCTTTTCGGAATCAATAAAAATAACCTCATCAGTATTATCAGCGATGCACCAAAAAAAGTGACCGCTTTTATTAATGCTTTGATAGAAATTTCACAGAACTACAATTTAGGAAAAGAGCGGTTTTACTTTGCCGTTTTGCGTTCGTTTCAGGAATTAAACGATAATTATTTCCCAGAAATTGAAGATAAAGTCTTGCAGTTTGCGCAGGAAAATCAATTGAAGATCAATACAAATTTACAAACCGATATTTTAGAAAAAATATTGACTGAAAGATTCAATTACACGATTCAATCAGAAGATTTTGAACAATATGGAACGTTGGATAATCTTCGTTCGTTATTTATGCCTGAGAAAAAATTATTGCTTTTAAATAAAAAATTAGAGCAAGACCAAAAGACTTTTATTTTTGCGAAAGAAATAGGCTTCAATGTTCTGGAATTGAAGAATCGTCCGAACACCTATTCATGGCTTGATTTTGGAAGTTTTGAAGAAATCTTGAATAACTTTTATGCTTCTTATTTCGCAGGGGCTTTATTAATTTCAAAAGAAAAAACAATTGAAGAAACTTCTGAATTTTTCTTACAAAACGATTGGAAACCCACAAATTTTGAAGACTTAATTAAAAAATTCACTCATTCACCTGAAACGTTTTATTATCGTTTGACCAATATTCTATCTTCAGAATTAGGAATTAAGGATTTGTTTTATTTATGTCTGGTAAAAAAGAAAAACTCAGATAAAATTCAGATCTTAAAGGAATTGCATCTTAATCATCAACAAGCTCCACATGCCAACGCAACCAACGAACATTACTGCAGAAGATGGATCGCGATCAAAAACCTGCATGAATTAACTGAAAATGAAACATTGACGGATGCCCAAATTTCGCATTATAAAGATCAAGGTGTAAGTTATTTGGTGATCTCCACCTCGCAGAAAAATCCATTTTCGGATGGAAGCAACAGAAGTTATTGTTTGGGAATTTTATTGAATTCACAGACCATTAAAAAAATTAATTTTATTAAATCTGAAACTTTAAAAACCATTAATGTTGGTGTGACTTGCGAATCGTGCAGCATTGCCGATTGCGAAGTTAGACAGTCGCCACCAATTCGATTGGAAAAGGAATATTTTAATTCGGGTATGAAGAATGCGATTGAGAAGATTCGGAAGGATTTTTAG
- the aceB gene encoding malate synthase A yields METKTQLNINTQPQFEEVFSNDLIDFLVELHQNFNAKRLELLEERKKTQQEFDKGILPKFLSETEEIRNGNWICAPLPEDLLDRQVEITGPVDRKMIINALNSGASTFMADFEDSNSPTWKNCMEGQINLSDAINRKIDFTNEQGKSYQLNEKTAVLLVRPRGLHLNEKHVEINGEPTSASLIDFGIYFFRNIKRLQENGSGTYFYLPKLEHYKEARWWNDVFVFAQNYIGIPQGSIKATVLVETITASFQIDEILFELKEHSSGLNCGRWDYIFSFIKKFRNLPEFIVPDRDQVTMTSSFMSAYSKRVIEICHKRNVHAIGGMAAQIPIKNDYEANSQAFGKVRNDKEREVKNGHDGTWVAHPALVSVAKDIFDQFMPEKNQIDKKFDYKITENDLLEIPKGEITEKGVRKNINVGILYIESWLMGVGAAAIYNLMEDAATAEISRTQIWQWLKNEAILNDDRTLTREMILQWEFEELERIEKYVGEERFKNGKFNLAKELFNELIFCENFEEFLTLKAYPFI; encoded by the coding sequence ATGGAAACTAAAACACAATTAAATATAAATACTCAACCGCAGTTTGAAGAAGTATTCTCCAATGATTTGATCGATTTTTTGGTTGAACTTCATCAAAATTTTAATGCTAAAAGATTAGAACTTTTAGAAGAAAGAAAAAAAACTCAGCAGGAATTTGATAAAGGAATTCTTCCGAAATTTTTATCTGAAACAGAAGAAATCAGAAATGGAAATTGGATCTGCGCTCCACTTCCTGAAGATTTGCTCGACAGACAAGTAGAAATTACAGGACCAGTCGATCGGAAAATGATTATCAATGCTTTGAATTCTGGTGCTTCAACGTTTATGGCAGATTTTGAAGACAGCAATTCGCCAACTTGGAAAAACTGTATGGAAGGACAAATTAATCTTTCTGATGCCATCAATCGAAAAATTGATTTTACGAATGAGCAGGGGAAATCTTATCAGTTGAATGAAAAAACGGCTGTTTTGTTGGTTCGTCCGAGAGGTTTGCATTTAAATGAAAAGCATGTTGAAATTAATGGTGAGCCAACTTCTGCTTCGCTAATCGATTTTGGAATTTACTTTTTCAGAAATATAAAAAGATTGCAGGAAAATGGAAGTGGAACTTATTTTTATCTTCCAAAATTAGAGCATTACAAAGAAGCTCGTTGGTGGAATGATGTTTTTGTTTTTGCTCAAAATTATATTGGGATTCCGCAAGGTTCTATTAAAGCAACAGTTTTGGTCGAAACAATTACAGCTTCCTTTCAAATCGACGAAATTTTATTTGAATTAAAAGAACACAGCTCCGGTTTAAATTGCGGACGATGGGATTATATTTTTTCATTCATTAAAAAATTCAGAAATCTTCCTGAATTTATCGTTCCAGATCGAGATCAGGTGACAATGACTTCATCTTTCATGAGCGCTTATTCTAAAAGAGTGATTGAAATATGCCACAAAAGAAATGTTCATGCAATCGGCGGAATGGCGGCACAAATTCCTATTAAAAATGATTATGAAGCAAATAGTCAGGCTTTCGGAAAAGTGAGAAATGATAAAGAAAGGGAAGTTAAAAATGGTCACGACGGAACTTGGGTGGCACATCCTGCTCTGGTTTCTGTGGCGAAAGATATCTTCGATCAATTTATGCCTGAGAAAAATCAAATAGATAAAAAGTTTGATTATAAAATTACAGAAAATGATTTGCTGGAAATTCCGAAAGGTGAAATCACTGAAAAAGGCGTAAGAAAAAACATTAACGTTGGAATTTTGTATATCGAATCATGGTTAATGGGAGTTGGTGCCGCAGCTATTTACAACCTGATGGAAGATGCTGCCACAGCTGAAATTTCAAGAACCCAAATCTGGCAATGGCTAAAAAATGAAGCGATATTAAATGATGATCGAACATTGACGAGAGAAATGATTTTGCAGTGGGAGTTTGAAGAATTGGAACGCATCGAAAAA